The proteins below come from a single Tenuifilum thalassicum genomic window:
- a CDS encoding NYN domain-containing protein, with the protein MALKNQRKDLLRIGVFYDGNYFLHVSNYYNYFHSRKKRLNIAGLHEFIRHMVAQQEGLEPNYCQITEAHFFRGRISAQEASQRGNQLYNDRVFDDILMSEGVITHYLPIRPRGGRREDKGIDVWLALEAFEQTLYKRFNVLVLITSDGDYVPLIRKINSLGTKVMVLAWDFDYTDDQGREVTTRTSQELLREVTYPLSMHELINDGLSKKDRVVENLFALQDYSQPRIQPSKDVITDEEVKRARVLSINNGYGFIQYPPNNLFFHYQDVAEGDFEELIEGDMVEFQIGINEKGQEVAKNVRKVPEYDVNSW; encoded by the coding sequence ATGGCACTAAAAAACCAGAGAAAGGATTTGCTACGCATTGGCGTATTCTACGATGGAAATTACTTTCTTCATGTTAGCAACTATTACAACTATTTTCATTCACGTAAAAAAAGGTTGAACATTGCCGGATTACACGAGTTTATCCGTCATATGGTTGCTCAGCAAGAAGGTTTAGAGCCAAATTATTGTCAAATCACTGAGGCTCATTTTTTCCGTGGCAGAATTAGTGCACAAGAGGCAAGTCAACGTGGCAACCAGCTCTATAACGATCGGGTGTTTGATGACATTCTGATGTCAGAAGGTGTTATTACTCACTACCTTCCTATTCGTCCTCGTGGTGGACGCCGCGAAGATAAAGGTATTGACGTTTGGCTAGCTCTTGAAGCTTTTGAGCAAACGCTCTACAAACGATTCAACGTTTTGGTTCTTATCACCTCCGATGGCGATTATGTTCCTTTAATTCGTAAGATTAACTCACTGGGAACAAAAGTGATGGTTTTAGCGTGGGATTTTGATTATACCGACGATCAGGGTAGAGAGGTTACTACCCGTACATCTCAGGAGCTGTTACGTGAGGTTACCTATCCTTTGTCCATGCATGAACTCATTAACGATGGCCTTAGCAAAAAGGATAGGGTGGTTGAGAATCTTTTTGCGCTCCAAGACTATAGCCAGCCAAGAATACAACCTTCTAAAGACGTTATTACCGATGAAGAGGTTAAGCGTGCTCGTGTGTTAAGCATTAATAATGGTTATGGGTTTATTCAGTATCCACCTAATAACCTGTTCTTTCATTATCAAGATGTTGCCGAGGGCGATTTTGAGGAGTTAATTGAGGGCGATATGGTTGAATTCCAGATTGGAATAAACGAAAAGGGCCAAGAAGTCGCCAAGAATGTTAGGAAAGTTCCTGAATACGATGTGAACTCCTGGTAG
- a CDS encoding thioredoxin family protein, with the protein MVEIKVLGTGCPNCHKLESMCHEVVNDLGIDAQIESITDMDKFMDYGVLLTPALVINGEVKVQGKLPLRPTLVNWIKQAAK; encoded by the coding sequence ATGGTTGAAATAAAAGTACTCGGAACAGGTTGCCCAAACTGCCACAAGCTTGAATCCATGTGTCATGAGGTAGTTAATGATTTAGGTATAGATGCTCAAATAGAGAGTATAACCGATATGGACAAATTCATGGACTATGGTGTGCTTCTAACACCAGCGCTTGTAATTAATGGTGAAGTAAAAGTACAAGGGAAACTACCATTAAGGCCAACACTGGTAAATTGGATTAAACAAGCAGCAAAATAA
- a CDS encoding radical SAM protein produces the protein MTRRIQPFAVYSDGNGNIFENPKLFAAGRSGDKVYPLYLDEMIPLPYGSELFELPGRKLLGYTRKGELIESNNGIACAAFIAPAHTQLSIAAWLNTPNAPVLPLYAYTAVGWYNGQFYVPAIRIDPDIRQDCENFNQKVIISRGKELKKQHPNNRLIHHLVDNCAFTYLCPAARNFVMNRWEAPLPISPTCNARCVGCISKQDKDESPVHESQHRLTFVPSVDEIVEVAVPHLNTAPNPVVSFGQGCEGEPLMQWELIRDSIKAIRAKTSKGIINLNTNGSKPEAVEELFKAGLNSIRVSMNSAQEKWYNLYIRPVNFSQANAIESLKIARKYNAWSSINYFVMPGITDTIDEYEALKRIIATAKINMIQWRNFNIDPDWLFNRIEFNGQGEPVGVKNIMNQIRKEYPWVYFGYFNPPENIIRQYQFKQ, from the coding sequence ATGACAAGACGCATTCAACCTTTCGCAGTATATAGCGATGGCAATGGTAATATATTCGAAAATCCGAAGCTATTTGCTGCTGGTCGGTCAGGAGATAAGGTATATCCGCTTTATCTCGATGAAATGATACCTCTTCCATACGGGAGCGAACTTTTTGAACTTCCTGGCAGAAAACTATTAGGCTACACACGAAAAGGGGAGTTAATAGAAAGTAACAATGGCATAGCATGTGCTGCATTTATTGCCCCGGCTCATACTCAGCTATCAATTGCTGCATGGCTAAATACTCCTAACGCTCCTGTCCTACCCCTTTATGCATATACTGCTGTGGGATGGTATAATGGTCAGTTTTACGTACCTGCAATTAGAATAGACCCAGATATTAGGCAGGATTGCGAAAACTTTAACCAAAAAGTTATTATTAGCCGTGGGAAAGAACTAAAAAAGCAGCACCCAAACAATAGGTTAATACATCATCTGGTTGATAATTGTGCTTTTACCTACTTATGCCCTGCAGCAAGGAACTTTGTAATGAATCGTTGGGAGGCTCCATTACCCATTTCTCCAACATGTAATGCAAGGTGTGTGGGATGCATTTCAAAACAGGACAAAGATGAATCGCCTGTTCATGAATCGCAACATAGGTTAACTTTCGTCCCAAGTGTTGATGAGATTGTTGAAGTAGCAGTACCACATCTTAACACTGCACCAAATCCTGTAGTGAGCTTTGGTCAGGGTTGCGAAGGCGAACCACTGATGCAATGGGAATTAATACGAGACTCCATTAAAGCAATTAGGGCAAAAACTTCCAAAGGCATTATCAACCTAAATACTAACGGCAGCAAACCTGAAGCAGTTGAGGAGCTTTTTAAAGCAGGGTTAAACAGCATCCGAGTGAGTATGAATTCCGCGCAAGAGAAATGGTATAACCTATACATTCGACCTGTAAACTTTTCTCAAGCCAATGCGATTGAATCGTTGAAGATTGCCCGTAAATACAATGCATGGTCATCAATTAACTACTTTGTAATGCCTGGCATTACCGATACCATTGATGAATATGAAGCACTTAAAAGAATTATAGCTACTGCAAAAATCAATATGATACAATGGCGCAACTTCAATATCGACCCCGATTGGCTTTTCAACCGAATTGAATTTAACGGACAGGGTGAACCCGTTGGTGTAAAGAACATTATGAACCAAATTCGAAAAGAATATCCATGGGTCTACTTTGGATACTTCAATCCGCCAGAAAATATCATTAGGCAGTATCAGTTTAAACAATAA
- a CDS encoding DUF5692 family protein, which translates to MFLYESLPWYTVLMGFAVLAGLMLINELARVSKWIGLGIFFVLPIFLTFWVWPKTAAPGTSVGTWFHYAKVYSVLIITLIIMGIRYIKSWANNKYILALPALLLAINILEAVIRDFQCYSYNGFVDGVMITGGSWNIMNGIAGILNILAISGWTGIIVSKRRKKDMIWPDQLWFWIIPYDLWNFAYVYNCIGDHSFYAGIILLLSCTIPAFFIKKGAWLQHRAHTLAIWVMFAMTFPQFIDTSKFAVKASQNTTALFIVSLIALLSNIALIVYHVYMVVKTKRNPFKEEIYSDLECYKEVKEANA; encoded by the coding sequence ATGTTTCTATATGAGTCGTTACCTTGGTACACAGTACTTATGGGCTTTGCCGTTCTCGCAGGCTTAATGCTTATTAACGAGCTAGCACGAGTAAGTAAATGGATTGGCCTTGGAATCTTTTTTGTATTGCCCATTTTTCTTACTTTTTGGGTATGGCCTAAAACAGCAGCGCCAGGAACCAGCGTTGGCACTTGGTTCCATTATGCTAAAGTGTATTCAGTGCTAATTATCACCCTAATCATAATGGGGATTCGGTATATTAAAAGTTGGGCAAACAATAAATACATTTTAGCGCTACCCGCTCTATTACTTGCCATTAACATTCTTGAGGCAGTTATTAGAGATTTTCAATGCTATAGCTATAATGGCTTTGTTGATGGTGTTATGATTACTGGTGGCTCTTGGAACATCATGAACGGTATTGCTGGTATTCTTAATATTCTCGCCATATCGGGATGGACAGGTATTATTGTAAGCAAGAGAAGAAAAAAGGATATGATTTGGCCCGACCAGCTTTGGTTTTGGATTATTCCCTACGACCTATGGAACTTTGCTTACGTATACAACTGTATAGGCGACCACTCATTCTACGCTGGAATTATTTTGCTACTCTCTTGCACCATTCCTGCTTTCTTTATCAAAAAGGGAGCGTGGTTGCAACATCGCGCTCATACACTTGCTATTTGGGTGATGTTTGCCATGACTTTCCCACAATTTATCGACACATCAAAGTTTGCAGTTAAGGCATCACAAAATACAACAGCTCTTTTCATTGTTAGCCTTATTGCATTACTCTCAAATATTGCACTTATTGTTTATCATGTTTACATGGTTGTTAAAACCAAGCGTAACCCATTCAAAGAAGAAATTTACAGCGACTTAGAATGCTATAAAGAAGTTAAAGAGGCTAACGCATAA
- a CDS encoding Crp/Fnr family transcriptional regulator, whose amino-acid sequence MLTKFKKSLEQNIDLNPKLWANIEEFAMVKYLKKNEYLLKAGEVCQHGYFINKGSLVKTFLNPNGKEIVQGFYIDEVYAYLSEVTGYFSDTRSNFEIKAIENCELIEFSKPQLGYLVEHFPEFAIMFHKITSSSYQNLYMFSAMRLSLSSEDFLNYLYKNHPIILQRIPDKYIAQFMGISKEWFSKLKRRLLSHS is encoded by the coding sequence ATGTTAACCAAGTTCAAAAAATCATTAGAACAAAATATAGACTTAAACCCTAAACTATGGGCTAATATTGAAGAATTTGCCATGGTAAAGTATCTGAAAAAAAATGAGTACCTGCTCAAAGCCGGGGAAGTATGCCAACATGGATATTTCATTAACAAGGGGAGCCTTGTTAAAACTTTCCTTAACCCAAACGGGAAAGAAATTGTTCAAGGGTTTTATATTGATGAGGTGTATGCCTACCTTTCCGAGGTAACTGGTTATTTTTCCGATACAAGGTCTAACTTCGAAATAAAGGCTATTGAAAATTGCGAGCTAATTGAATTTTCAAAGCCACAGCTTGGTTACCTAGTTGAGCATTTCCCAGAGTTTGCCATCATGTTTCATAAAATCACCTCCTCAAGCTACCAAAACCTATACATGTTCAGCGCAATGCGCCTTTCGTTAAGTTCTGAAGATTTCTTAAACTATCTCTACAAAAACCATCCTATAATCCTACAAAGAATCCCTGATAAGTATATTGCTCAATTCATGGGCATAAGCAAAGAATGGTTTAGTAAACTCAAACGACGACTACTTTCTCATAGCTAA
- a CDS encoding ATP-binding protein, which yields MEEEVKRAYLRYFENYVQRNYDETIKSFSKSFNMIGTGIDEFSLTYENSINLYKREFKQAPEPYTYNFKEFKVFPICEGSAYIMALVDMKILLPNGEFELTNNRTTAILKKEDGEWKVIHGHWSQPDEKLQEGESVPLSAVVRENKELKNQLLLKQDQLEKQNEQLKEMNQSLQKLFSIVSHDLKSPFNAFLGITDLMIMNFEHDFENKEYFQMRLQLLNDLAHSLYDLTENLLNWAKLNTNTIEPKYREVPLDSLIQKQVNALQPIWLKKRMTIQENVPHEFIVYTDPDMLAVIVRNLLSNAIKFSYPEGKVVISATKEDKHFTISVTDNGIGMTKDQIQNLFKSFHSNRGTDNEKGTGIGLVTCKEIADKLNGNIQIDSELGKGTTMSILLPCFQNNKS from the coding sequence ATGGAAGAAGAAGTTAAAAGAGCGTATTTAAGATATTTTGAAAACTATGTGCAACGGAATTACGACGAAACAATAAAGTCGTTCTCCAAATCATTCAACATGATTGGAACAGGGATTGATGAATTCAGCCTAACTTATGAGAACTCAATCAATCTTTATAAGAGGGAGTTTAAGCAGGCTCCCGAACCCTACACCTACAATTTTAAAGAGTTTAAAGTTTTTCCTATTTGCGAGGGTTCAGCTTATATCATGGCATTAGTCGACATGAAAATTCTGCTACCCAATGGCGAGTTTGAACTAACAAACAACCGCACAACAGCTATCCTAAAAAAAGAAGACGGAGAGTGGAAAGTGATCCATGGGCATTGGTCTCAACCAGACGAAAAACTTCAGGAAGGTGAAAGCGTTCCACTTTCAGCTGTTGTTCGTGAGAATAAGGAGTTAAAAAATCAGCTTTTACTTAAACAAGACCAGCTCGAGAAGCAAAACGAGCAACTAAAGGAGATGAATCAATCGCTTCAGAAGTTGTTCTCCATTGTTTCACACGACCTTAAAAGTCCGTTCAACGCATTTTTAGGTATTACCGACCTTATGATTATGAATTTTGAACACGATTTTGAGAATAAGGAGTATTTCCAAATGCGACTTCAGCTTCTGAACGACTTAGCTCATAGCCTCTACGACCTAACAGAAAACCTTTTAAACTGGGCAAAACTTAACACAAATACAATTGAACCAAAATATAGAGAAGTACCATTAGATTCACTCATTCAAAAACAAGTAAACGCTCTTCAACCCATATGGTTAAAAAAGAGAATGACTATTCAAGAAAACGTACCACATGAATTTATTGTTTATACAGATCCCGACATGCTTGCTGTTATAGTACGGAACCTGTTATCAAATGCTATCAAGTTTAGCTACCCAGAGGGTAAAGTTGTTATATCTGCTACAAAAGAAGACAAACATTTCACAATAAGCGTTACTGATAATGGCATTGGCATGACCAAAGATCAAATTCAAAACCTATTTAAAAGTTTTCATTCAAACAGGGGAACTGATAACGAAAAGGGAACGGGAATTGGATTAGTTACCTGTAAGGAGATTGCTGATAAGCTTAACGGAAATATTCAAATCGATTCTGAACTAGGAAAAGGAACAACAATGAGCATTCTATTACCCTGCTTTCAGAACAATAAAAGCTAA
- the carA gene encoding glutamine-hydrolyzing carbamoyl-phosphate synthase small subunit — translation MEQRLKAKLVLEDGSVFPGYSFGFAGNSSGEVVFNTAMNGYPESLTDPSYYGQILVTTFPLIGNYGVPEPKLDNGVEQNWESNRIYIRGLVVNEYSISYSHWNANKSLGQWLTENGIPGISGVDTRMLTKHLREKGCMLGKIVVDGDIDWYNPNSDNLVEKVSVSEPKVYGNAERKIVLVDCGVKNNIIRCLLKRNVQVLRVPYNYNFLSDDFDGVLISNGPGDPKVNTATIANIREALCLNKPIMGICLGNQLLALATGANTYKLPYGHRGHNQPVRLKGTNRCFITSQNHGYAIDAPTLSDEWEVMFDNLNDGTCEGIRHKSKPFFAVQFHPEASGGPNDTEFLFDEFVNLVNQYK, via the coding sequence ATGGAACAAAGGTTAAAAGCCAAGCTTGTGCTTGAGGATGGCTCTGTCTTTCCTGGATATTCATTTGGTTTTGCTGGGAACTCATCGGGTGAGGTTGTTTTTAATACGGCAATGAATGGTTATCCGGAGAGTTTAACAGACCCATCGTATTATGGACAGATACTTGTTACAACTTTTCCCTTGATAGGGAATTATGGGGTGCCAGAACCAAAGCTTGATAATGGGGTTGAGCAAAACTGGGAATCGAATCGTATTTATATCAGAGGGCTAGTTGTGAACGAGTATAGCATTAGCTATAGCCACTGGAATGCAAATAAAAGTCTGGGGCAATGGCTCACGGAAAATGGAATTCCTGGAATAAGCGGTGTTGATACCCGTATGCTCACCAAACACCTACGCGAAAAGGGATGCATGTTAGGTAAGATTGTTGTTGACGGCGATATCGACTGGTACAATCCAAATTCCGATAATCTGGTTGAAAAGGTCTCGGTTTCTGAACCTAAAGTTTATGGCAATGCCGAAAGGAAAATTGTGCTAGTTGATTGTGGTGTGAAGAATAACATCATTAGATGTCTGTTAAAAAGAAATGTTCAGGTTTTACGTGTCCCATATAATTATAACTTTTTAAGCGATGATTTTGATGGGGTTCTAATTTCGAACGGACCAGGCGACCCAAAAGTAAATACTGCTACCATTGCCAATATTCGAGAAGCGTTATGTTTAAATAAACCCATAATGGGGATATGTCTTGGAAATCAGCTTTTAGCTCTGGCGACTGGTGCCAATACCTATAAGCTGCCGTATGGACATAGGGGGCATAACCAACCTGTCCGGTTAAAGGGTACGAATCGTTGTTTTATAACCTCGCAAAATCATGGCTACGCAATAGATGCGCCAACCCTTTCCGATGAGTGGGAGGTGATGTTTGATAACTTAAACGATGGCACCTGTGAGGGTATTAGGCATAAATCGAAACCTTTTTTTGCCGTACAGTTTCATCCGGAAGCTTCGGGTGGCCCAAACGATACAGAGTTCCTTTTCGATGAGTTTGTGAATCTTGTTAATCAATATAAATAG
- the carB gene encoding carbamoyl-phosphate synthase (glutamine-hydrolyzing) large subunit, whose product MPLVNNKYKKVLVLGSGALKIGEAGEFDYSGSQALKALKEEGVESVLVNPNIATVQTSSDVADNIYLEPVLPNTVKQIIERERPDGIFLAFGGQTALNCGVELYKMGVFQKFNVEVLGTPVETIIKTEDRELFVEELKKINVCTPRSIAVESIADTLVAAEQIGFPVIVRAAFTLGGLGSGFCSSADELKNMASNAFSYTSQILIEESLKGWKEVEYEVVRDRYDNCITVCNMENFDPLGIHTGESIVVAPSQTLSNGEYHKLRELSIKIVRHLGIVGECNVQFALDPNSEDYRVIEVNARLSRSSALASKATGYPLAFVAAKLGLGYGLFELKNSVTHKTTAFFEPALDYVVVKIPRWDLAKFKGVSRNIGSAMKSVGEVMAIGRSFEEAIQKGLRMIGQGMHGLVANRGADSTNLTEILRNPTDQRISAIARAFEMGWSADAIHEITRIDRWFLDKLQGIVETSKQLGAYSSVEELPRELLIDAKRKGFSDFQLARIIYKPNSDMIEVYQKKVREHRLANRVIPCVKQIDTLAAEFPSETAYLYLTYHGEQNDVEVKPKPKILVLGSGAYRIGSSVEFDWCTVSAVKELRRLGFEAIIVNYNPETVSTDYDECDKLYFDELTFERVMDIVEVERPLGVVVSVGGQIPNNLAGRLHDAGVRVLGTSPISIDKAEDRKKFSDLLDKLRIEQPQWQELTTMEQVRIFVKQVGYPVLIRPSYVLSGSAMNVVSNDEDLEEYLNQAVEVSKNHPVVISEFIEGAKEIEYDAVANQGKVFVDAISEHIEFAGVHSGDATLVFPPQRLYLETIRKIRKVAADLANELNITGPFNIQFLAKNNQIKVIECNLRASRSFPFVSKVMNYNMISAAIDFMLGVEPNVAPPSMLDLSHIGVKASQFSFGRLTLADPVLGVEMASTGEVGCLGQNLQEALLKAMLSVGFRIPQKAVLVSSGPLRSKLSLIEPIARLVERGLTVYATKGTASFLNDHGVKVVAVTWPDEVNDLPNSLNLIQNKQVDLVINIPKNLSRGELDNDYTIRRAAIDHDIPLITNARLAAAFIDAFVNLDADKLLTCSYGELVEGR is encoded by the coding sequence ATGCCTCTGGTAAATAATAAATACAAAAAGGTATTGGTACTAGGTTCCGGTGCATTAAAAATAGGCGAAGCAGGCGAGTTCGACTATAGTGGTTCACAGGCGCTTAAGGCCCTTAAAGAGGAGGGTGTTGAATCGGTTCTGGTTAATCCTAACATTGCAACCGTTCAAACCTCTTCCGATGTGGCTGATAATATCTACCTTGAACCTGTGCTGCCTAATACCGTTAAGCAAATTATTGAGAGGGAGCGTCCCGATGGTATTTTCCTTGCGTTTGGCGGGCAAACCGCTTTAAACTGTGGCGTTGAACTCTATAAAATGGGAGTATTCCAAAAATTTAATGTTGAGGTTCTTGGAACTCCGGTTGAAACAATAATAAAAACTGAAGATAGAGAGCTTTTTGTTGAAGAGTTGAAAAAAATAAATGTTTGCACACCAAGGAGCATTGCAGTGGAAAGCATTGCCGATACGCTTGTAGCAGCGGAGCAGATTGGTTTCCCTGTGATTGTCCGTGCTGCATTCACTTTAGGAGGACTGGGTAGCGGGTTTTGTTCATCGGCCGATGAGCTAAAAAACATGGCTTCAAATGCTTTCTCATACACAAGTCAGATTCTAATTGAGGAATCACTTAAAGGATGGAAGGAGGTTGAGTATGAGGTGGTACGTGACAGGTATGACAACTGTATTACGGTTTGTAACATGGAAAACTTTGACCCGTTGGGAATACATACCGGGGAGAGTATTGTGGTTGCACCATCCCAAACGCTATCGAATGGGGAGTATCATAAGCTCAGGGAACTGTCAATTAAAATAGTTCGTCACCTTGGTATTGTTGGTGAGTGTAATGTGCAATTTGCCCTCGACCCTAATAGCGAGGATTACAGGGTGATTGAGGTAAATGCCAGGCTCTCACGCTCCTCGGCTTTGGCTTCTAAGGCAACCGGCTATCCCTTGGCTTTTGTGGCGGCTAAGCTAGGCTTGGGTTATGGCCTGTTTGAACTAAAAAATTCGGTTACCCATAAAACCACTGCCTTTTTTGAACCTGCCCTCGATTATGTTGTTGTGAAGATTCCTCGCTGGGATTTGGCAAAGTTCAAAGGCGTATCGCGCAATATCGGTTCTGCAATGAAGAGTGTTGGCGAGGTCATGGCTATTGGCCGCTCGTTCGAGGAGGCCATACAAAAAGGGTTAAGGATGATAGGGCAGGGAATGCATGGGCTGGTGGCAAATAGAGGTGCTGATTCTACGAATCTGACAGAGATTTTACGAAACCCTACCGATCAAAGGATATCTGCAATAGCTCGTGCTTTTGAAATGGGTTGGAGTGCCGATGCAATTCATGAAATTACCCGAATCGACCGATGGTTCCTTGATAAGCTTCAGGGGATTGTTGAAACCTCAAAGCAGCTGGGTGCCTATAGCTCAGTTGAGGAGCTTCCTAGGGAGCTTTTAATCGATGCTAAAAGAAAGGGGTTCTCGGATTTTCAGCTTGCAAGGATAATTTATAAGCCCAACAGCGATATGATTGAGGTCTACCAGAAGAAGGTCAGGGAACATCGCTTAGCCAATAGGGTTATCCCTTGTGTTAAACAAATCGATACATTGGCGGCGGAGTTTCCTTCGGAAACGGCTTATCTTTATCTTACCTACCATGGAGAGCAGAACGATGTAGAGGTGAAGCCAAAACCTAAGATTCTGGTTTTAGGCTCAGGTGCCTATCGTATTGGCAGTTCGGTTGAGTTCGATTGGTGCACCGTTAGCGCAGTTAAGGAGCTGCGTAGGTTGGGGTTTGAAGCGATAATTGTTAACTATAATCCCGAAACGGTGAGCACCGATTACGATGAGTGTGATAAGCTTTATTTTGATGAGCTCACCTTTGAGCGTGTTATGGATATAGTTGAGGTTGAGCGCCCGCTGGGTGTTGTGGTTTCGGTTGGTGGACAGATTCCTAACAATCTGGCGGGCAGGTTGCATGATGCGGGAGTTCGAGTTTTGGGAACATCGCCAATTTCAATTGATAAGGCTGAGGATAGAAAAAAGTTCTCGGATTTGCTCGATAAACTTCGGATAGAGCAACCGCAATGGCAAGAACTTACTACAATGGAACAGGTTCGCATTTTTGTTAAGCAAGTTGGATATCCCGTACTTATTCGACCTTCGTATGTTCTATCGGGTTCGGCAATGAATGTGGTGTCCAACGATGAAGATTTAGAGGAATACCTAAACCAAGCCGTTGAGGTTTCCAAGAATCATCCTGTGGTAATCTCTGAGTTTATCGAAGGTGCCAAGGAGATTGAATACGATGCTGTTGCTAATCAGGGTAAAGTGTTTGTCGATGCCATATCGGAACACATAGAGTTTGCTGGTGTGCATTCGGGTGATGCTACCCTCGTTTTTCCACCCCAACGACTTTACCTTGAAACAATAAGAAAAATAAGAAAAGTTGCTGCAGACCTAGCTAACGAGTTAAACATAACAGGACCGTTTAACATTCAATTCTTGGCCAAGAACAATCAAATAAAAGTGATAGAGTGCAACTTGAGGGCAAGTCGAAGCTTCCCATTTGTGTCAAAAGTGATGAATTACAATATGATTTCAGCAGCCATCGATTTTATGCTGGGCGTTGAACCCAATGTAGCTCCTCCATCAATGCTCGATTTGTCTCATATTGGGGTAAAAGCCTCTCAGTTTTCATTTGGTAGGCTTACACTTGCTGATCCAGTTCTGGGTGTCGAAATGGCTTCCACCGGCGAGGTGGGCTGTTTAGGCCAAAACTTGCAGGAAGCACTCCTCAAAGCGATGCTCTCGGTTGGATTTAGAATCCCACAGAAAGCCGTGTTGGTTTCATCGGGACCGCTTAGGTCTAAACTTTCGCTTATAGAACCTATTGCCCGTTTGGTAGAACGAGGGCTAACCGTTTACGCTACAAAAGGAACTGCTTCTTTCCTTAACGACCACGGGGTGAAGGTTGTAGCCGTTACTTGGCCCGATGAGGTGAACGACCTGCCGAATAGCCTTAATCTGATTCAGAATAAGCAGGTCGATTTGGTGATTAATATACCCAAAAACCTTTCGCGTGGTGAACTCGATAACGACTATACCATACGGCGTGCTGCAATTGACCATGACATTCCACTTATAACTAACGCACGTCTTGCTGCTGCTTTTATCGATGCGTTTGTAAATTTAGATGCGGATAAACTCTTAACTTGCAGCTACGGCGAATTGGTGGAGGGTAGATGA
- a CDS encoding FmdE family protein — protein MINPKDWLEFGQKFHGHKCPAMPMGLRVGAAAMNALGVERAKDGQLIALVDLGDDHCATCYADGLQVILGTTFGKGNIKKTHKGKWAVTVIDKATGRAVRVTPKAKAMLANKQTSFFKDYREKGIPASKVPDEVVEPLVLNVMNAPDEKLINISEVFQYDLKEHPHSFNSFVCEECGEMTVMEYGRIKGDMKVCQDCASK, from the coding sequence ATGATTAATCCAAAAGATTGGTTAGAGTTTGGCCAAAAGTTTCACGGCCACAAATGCCCAGCAATGCCTATGGGCCTAAGAGTTGGTGCTGCAGCAATGAATGCACTTGGTGTAGAACGCGCCAAAGATGGTCAGCTAATTGCTCTTGTTGATTTAGGCGACGACCACTGCGCCACCTGCTATGCCGATGGTTTACAGGTAATTCTGGGAACTACCTTTGGGAAAGGCAACATTAAGAAAACTCACAAAGGAAAATGGGCGGTAACTGTAATTGACAAGGCTACTGGACGCGCTGTAAGGGTTACTCCAAAAGCAAAAGCCATGCTTGCAAACAAGCAGACCTCATTCTTTAAAGATTATCGCGAAAAGGGAATCCCTGCCAGCAAGGTGCCCGATGAGGTTGTTGAACCCCTTGTTTTAAACGTAATGAATGCTCCCGACGAAAAACTTATCAACATTTCGGAGGTATTCCAGTATGACCTGAAAGAGCATCCCCACAGCTTTAACAGCTTTGTTTGTGAGGAATGTGGCGAGATGACCGTTATGGAATACGGCAGAATTAAAGGCGACATGAAGGTTTGTCAAGATTGCGCAAGCAAATAG